In Populus alba chromosome 4, ASM523922v2, whole genome shotgun sequence, the genomic window TATAAAACTGTCTAAAATAGAGCATCATTAATCTGGTctgatgatgttaaaaaaatacaatgatcaATGTGATTCAAGTCTTGACTCATGGTGAGAGATCAGGACATTCATTGATAAATGCAAACAACAATGGTACTCATTATCATTGCCCTAATTTATTGGCTTTCCACCTAAACAATTTTACTACAAAAAACAACCATCAAAATTCTGGCTCGAGAAATACAAATTATAAGGAGAAGATGATTAAGAGAAGACACTATACCAACACTATACAAATAGACCAAAGATACATTTGTGTGCGCCAGTGCTGGGAGCAAACAATTAAGAAATGCTGAAAATTGAGGCTCCGTGCCTCCACCATTCCCACTCACCATTGAAACTGCAGTCTAAGGTTTTACCGGAGAGCATTCACAAAAGTCATCAATGAATCCACGTCCCTTTTCTCAGAGGGGTACTTGATTGGGCGAGATGAGTGTTTAGGGAAGAAAAGGATTGTTGGGAAACTTCCTAGCTGTAATTCTTGTTTTGAGAATTCCTTCTGATCGCCATCTGCCCTGAATTTTCCCACCTTTACTCCACTCCCTGCTAACTTATCGGCCAATTCAACATAGGATGCTTCCATACCTTGGCAAAATTGGCACCATGGGGCGTAGAGCACCACAAGCCATGGTTCCTTTCGGTTCTCTAATTTTAACAAGTTCTCGATTCCGGGCCTGCTCAAATTGACCAAATTCTCGGAGTTGAAAATATCAGCAACAGTGGCAGCCCCATTTGCATGGGCAGCCCCGTTTCCATTGCCATTAAGTTGGGCTGCATCACCCTGTTTCAGATTTCCTTTATGAAGACCACATTCCTTAGCTGTGGCATCCTCCCACCACCACCGTCCTTCTCTCTCATGTTGGCCAGGAAGAACTGGCCTTGTGCAAGGCTCGCAACCAATAGAGATGTATCCCTTTGAATGCAATGAGTTCACAGGCACATCCATGGTTCGAAGGAACTTCCATACATCTTGTCCCTCAACATTTGCCATTGGATTCCACTTGATAAGGCTTCCAGCCCCACCATCTAATCCCTCAAAAACCGGGTCCACCTGAACAACTGGAATTTCAGACCTCGTCCCTGGAGATTGATCCTTCCTTTGGCCAGTGATCCAGGCCCGAAGCCCCTTCAGAGCCCGCCTCAAGGGTCTCACCTTCCTGACACGGCAGCACTCCTGATGCCCATCCTCGTAAAAGGAGAATAAACCCTTGTTCCTTACTAATGCTTGAACTTCAACAGCATCTGGAAACATGTACTCAATTCGAATGCCATAGTGCTTCTCAACCTGGTCAAAGAAATGGTATGTTTCTGGGTTCAATCTCCCTGTGTCCAGGCTGAACACCCTGAACGGTCGCCCAGTCAactttgcatactcaatcaaagCAACATCTTCGGCACCACTGCATTACAATAAAAACTAGTTAATAACAAGGAAGTATTTCAAAACTTCATTCTTGACAACAAAGTCAGAATCTAATAAGCACTTAGCAACCATTAAATTTCAAAGCAAAATCCAGAGGACATTTACAGATTCACGAGTTTGCATTAtctcaaatatgtttttaagtGTATAGTCAATGGATCTATAATTgataatcaaaacaatatacacTGACAGAGACATACTAAACATCAGCTCAAATTACTGATTGGTCCCAGTTAAATAACTTCTGTTGATGAACCCTCCAAGACAAATCAACCTCTTTCACATCAGAGTTAAATAATAGCAGCTAAAATATGTGGTTTCAATCTAAtggaaaatttgaaaatttacccCCTCAGGTGAAACCAATAAGACAATAACAAAGATCCACCACACAAAAGGAATATTCTACTGCAATAATTGTACATCCACAATTATCATATTCAAcaagttgtaattttaaaaatcaaaaccaaacaaatcCAACATTTATATAATTCTACAAACATTAAATTTTCACAAAATTAGGTACCTGAAAGCAATAGCAATGTCATCCCCAAATTTCTCAAGTGCCTTATCCATAATTTC contains:
- the LOC118058881 gene encoding 5'-adenylylsulfate reductase 1, chloroplastic; the protein is MALSVSSSSSISASGFSRSSQELKAPQFGSFKLLDRPTTFVNFSSQRRCAVKPLNAEPKRNGSVVPLAATIAAPEIAEKVEVEEDYEKLAKELVNGSPLEIMDKALEKFGDDIAIAFSGAEDVALIEYAKLTGRPFRVFSLDTGRLNPETYHFFDQVEKHYGIRIEYMFPDAVEVQALVRNKGLFSFYEDGHQECCRVRKVRPLRRALKGLRAWITGQRKDQSPGTRSEIPVVQVDPVFEGLDGGAGSLIKWNPMANVEGQDVWKFLRTMDVPVNSLHSKGYISIGCEPCTRPVLPGQHEREGRWWWEDATAKECGLHKGNLKQGDAAQLNGNGNGAAHANGAATVADIFNSENLVNLSRPGIENLLKLENRKEPWLVVLYAPWCQFCQGMEASYVELADKLAGSGVKVGKFRADGDQKEFSKQELQLGSFPTILFFPKHSSRPIKYPSEKRDVDSLMTFVNALR